The Benincasa hispida cultivar B227 chromosome 11, ASM972705v1, whole genome shotgun sequence genome has a segment encoding these proteins:
- the LOC120091042 gene encoding inositol-tetrakisphosphate 1-kinase 1-like, producing the protein MEERRFCIGYALAPKKRHSFIQDSLVTLAASRGIDLVRIDTDQPLLDQGPFDCILHKFYGEDWRKQLVEFRVKNPNAFILDSPDSIERLHNRISMLQVVSELKIDNPDESFGIPKQIVIYDKETLFDRQAWEGLKFPVIAKPLVADGSAKSHKMALVFNHDCLNKLKPPIVLQEFVNHGGVIFKVYVVGQYVKCVKRKSLPDEPEAKLGNVDGLLSFSQVSNMTPREKIDDKYYKMMQLDDTEMPPLSFVTDIARGLRRSMNLNLFNFDVIRDSKIGTRYLIIDINYFPGYAKMPGYEKVLTDFFCDLAQKKEALNNPDKKDDVQDKIGCDQETRKIRSDEDDGDQSVDREKEETAVQD; encoded by the coding sequence ATGGAAGAACGTAGATTTTGTATAGGCTATGCTCTGGCTCCCAAGAAACGACATAGCTTCATTCAGGACTCGTTAGTCACTCTCGCGGCGTCTCGAGGGATCGATCTTGTTCGAATTGACACTGACCAGCCACTTCTTGATCAAGGTCCATTTGATTGCATTCTCCACAAGTTTTACGGCGAGGATTGGAGGAAGCAGTTGGTGGAATTTAGAGTTAAGAACCCTAATGCTTTCATCTTGGACTCACCGGATTCGATTGAGAGACTTCACAACCGGATTTCGATGCTTCAAGTTGTTTCCGAGTTGAAGATTGATAACCCGGATGAATCATTTGGGATCCCTAAGCAGATTGTGATTTACGATAAGGAGACTTTGTTTGATCGGCAGGCTTGGGAGGGTTTGAAGTTCCCTGTTATTGCCAAGCCGTTAGTGGCTGATGGTAGCGCTAAATCTCACAAAATGGCTCTCGTATTCAACCATGATTGTTTGAACAAACTTAAGCCTCCGATTGTCTTGCAGGAGTTTGTGAATCATGGGGGTGTTATCTTTAAGGTTTACGTTGTTGGGCAGTATGTGAAATGTGTGAAGAGGAAGTCTCTCCCCGACGAACCGGAAGCGAAATTGGGGAATGTAGATGGATTGTTGTCATTCTCACAGGTCTCTAATATGACCCCTCGTGAGAAAATTGATGATAAATACTACAAGATGATGCAGCTCGATGATACAGAGATGCCACCTTTGAGTTTCGTCACCGATATCGCGAGAGGGTTGCGACGCTCCATGAACTTGAATCTTTTCAACTTTGACGTGATTCGGGACTCAAAAATCGGGACTCGGTACCTTATAATTGACATTAACTATTTCCCTGGGTATGCCAAAATGCCGGGTTATGAGAAGGTTTTGACAGATTTCTTCTGTGATTTAGCACAGAAGAAAGAGGCATTGAACAATCCTGACAAGAAGGATGATGTTCAAGACAAGATTGGTTGTGATCAAGAAACAAGAAAGATTCGTAGTGATGAGGATGATGGAGACCAATCAGTTGACAGGGAAAAGGAAGAAACCGCTGTTCAAGATTGA
- the LOC120091394 gene encoding nucleolar protein 12 gives MGKKKTTDPKNTPDDIATVSAPFSVFETLFGRAGVENPGVSIFSSDNPFRRKDSDSNPAPAEKSPTGTSDTRYVDDVKSRKKGKEKRVGTDLDSAEEGVKSSSEIKKSKKKEKSRDRGLDNVDDDDDGERGSKSQGVLKKNKKKSAVLGSETTEKSPEFSGELKMDDQRVDSKLGENVKSMKERKKRKRDELEREYETKKYGVSEVAEDEGEGSGGNVVGKKRKALDDSSEMMVTKEGFDDESKLLRTVFVGNLPLKVKKKALGKEFSQFGEIESVRIRSVPIDIANSKKPRKGAILSKKLNEAADSSHAFVVFKTEESAQAALSHNMAVFAGNHIRVDRACPPHKKLKVGNGPIYDPKRTVFVGNLPFDVKDEELYQLFCGISNMGSSVEAIRVIRDPKVNVGKGFAYVFFKTREAANSVVNNQKLELRGRTLRLFHAKPNPTSTPLTKRKRPPTEADYTPAKKNAVASGVGTPDSSKRVTPKATIASYQGLRASKSGSQKKIHTKGSSTKWPKSHSNSKEKPVDHKRKRPEKTSERKGKRPAVANRKAVVKATKNGVASPKQAGVKRKSDSRTPGSSQRNKRVKRFR, from the exons AtggggaagaagaaaaccacCGACCCCAAAAATACCCCCGACGATATCGCCACTGTTTCTGCTCCGTTCAGCGTTTTCGAGACTCTGTTCGGCAGGGCCGGAGTAGAAAACCCCGGCGTCTCTATCTTCTCCAGTGACAATCCTTTTCGTAGGAAAGATTCAGATTCCAATCCTGCACCTGCTGAAAAATCTCCTACTGGTACCTCTGATACTCGTTATGTCGATGATGTAAAGAGTAGGAAGAAAGGCAAGGAGAAAAGGGTTGGTACTGATTTGGATTCTGCCGAGGAAGGTGTTAAAAGTTCGTCGGAGATTAAGAAAtcgaagaagaaggagaagtcTCGGGACCGCGGATTGGATAAtgtagatgatgatgatgatggagAAAGGGGTTCCAAATCGCAAGGCGTattgaagaagaataagaagaaaagtGCTGTTTTGGGCTCTGAAACTACAGAAAAGAGTCCCGAATTTTCCGGAGAATTGAAGATGGATGACCAAAGGGTTGACAGTAAACTCGGTGAGAATGTGAAATCGAtgaaagagaggaagaagaggaagagagatgAACTTGAGAGAGAGTATGAAACGAAAAAGTATGGTGTATCAGAAGTAGCTGAAGATGAAGGGGAAGGTTCAGGGGGCAATGTTGTTGGGAAGAAGAGGAAAGCATTGGATGATTCTTCAGAGATGATGGTTACAAAGGAAGGATTTGATGATGAAAGCAAGCTTTTGAGAACTGTGTTTGTTGGGAATTTGCCATTGAAAGTCAAGAAGAAAGCTTTAGGCAAGGAGTTTAGCCAATTTGGAGAGATAGAATCTGTTAGGATCCGGTCTGTACCAATTGACATTGCCAAT AGCAAAAAACCGAGGAAGGGGGCAATCCTTTCTAAGAAACTCAACGAAGCTGCTGACAG TTCTCATGCATTCGTCGTTTTTAAAACGGAGGAATCAGCACAGGCTGCTTTGTCTCATAACATGGCTGTG TTTGCAGGAAATCATATACGTGTAGATAGAGCATGCCCACCGCATAAAAAGTTGAAAGTAGGAAATGGGCCGATCTATGATCCCAAGAGAACTGTTTTTGTGGGTAACCTTCCATTTGATGTAAAG GATGAAGAACTGTATCAATTATTTTGTGGAATCAGCAATATGGGATCCAGTGTTGAGGCTATTCGGGTCATTAGGGATCCCAAGGTGAACGTAGGGAAGGGCTTTGCATATGTCTTCTTTAAAACAAGG GAAGCAGCAAACTCCGTAGTTAATAATCAAAAACTAGAGTTGCGTGGTCGAACACTGAGGCTCTTTCATGCCAAACCAAATCCAACATCGACGCCACTTACGAAACGGAAGAGGCCACCTACAGAAGCTGATTACACCCCAGCAAAGAAAAATGCAGTGGCTTCAGGTGTAGGGACACCAGACAGCAGCAAAAGGGTAACGCCGAAAGCGACTATTGCATCCTATCAGGGCTTGCGTGCGAGCAAGAGTGGTTCCCAGAAGAAGATCCATACCAAAGGAAGTAGCACGAAATGGCCGAAATCACATTCAAACAGTAAAGAGAAGCCAGTGGATCACAAGAGGAAAAGACCAGAGAAGACAAGTGAAAGAAAGGGGAAAAGACCAGCAGTTGCCAACAGAAAGGCTGTGGTGAAGGCGACGAAAAATGGCGTTGCATCGCCAAAACAGGCTGGGGTGAAGCGCAAGTCCGATAGCCGAACTCCAGGGAGCTCTCAAAGGAACAAGAGAGTCAAAAGGTTTAGATAG